DNA sequence from the Schlegelella aquatica genome:
CGTCCACCAGCCCCATCACCGTTTTCACGGTGGTGGAGCGGCCCGACCCGTTGCGGCCCAGCAGGCTCACGATCTCGCCCGGTCGGACCTCCAGCGTCACGCCGTGCAGCACATGGCTCTTGCCGTAGAAGGCGTGCAGATTCTCGACTTGCAGCATCGTATTCAAGCTCCTGCGGCGGCGACCTGTTGCTCGGCGAGCACCGACCCGAGATAGGCCTCTTGCACGCGTTTGTCCGCCCGCACGCGCTCAGGAGTGTCGAAGGCGATCACCTCTCCGTAGACCAGGACGGCGATCTTGTCCGCGAGTCCGAACACGACGCCCATGTCGTGCTCCACGGTCAGCAGCGTCTTGCCCTCGGTCACGTCGCGGATGAGCTGGATGAAGCGCTTGGTCTCCGACTTGCTCATGCCGGCGGTCGGCTCGTCGAGCAGGATCACGTTGGCGCCCCCCGCGATGGTGATGCCGATCTCCAGTGCCCGCTGCTCCGCGTAGGTGAGGTTCATCGCGAGCACATCTCGCTTGCGATCGAGCTTGATCATCTCGAGGATCTGCTCAGTGCGGTCGTTGGCGTCCTGCAGCCCCGCCAGGAACTTCCAGAACGCATAACGGTACCCCAGCGACCAGAGCACCGCGCAGCGCACGTTCTCGAAGACACTCAATCGGTTGAACAGGTTGGACACCTGGAAGCTGCGCGCCAGCCCGCGCCGATTGATCTCGTAGGGCGAGCGCCCGTCGATGCGCTGGCCGTGCAGGAGGATCTCGCCGCCCGTGGGCTCGAAGCGCCCGCTGATGAGGTTGAACAGCGTCGACTTGCCTGCCCCGTTCGGGCCGATGATGGCGACGCGCTCCCCCGGCTGCACTTGCAGCGTGGCACCGCGGATGATCTCGGTGCGCCCGAAACTCTTGCGCACGTTCCTCAGTTCGAGCGCGTATGTCATAGCGACTCCCGACGACGGATTTCCTTCTCGATGTCCTCCTGGATCTCGTTCCACTGCCGCACGAAGTGACGGCGGGCCACCTCGAACAGCCCCAGCCCCGTCAGGAGGACGAACACCGAGCCGAACCAGCTGTCCAGACTCTTGGCGTTGAGCAGGGCACCCATGTAGCGCAGCTGCGGGCCCAGCGCGGCGTTGAGCTGAAGGTGGTAGATCATCTCGATGATGGCGCCGGCCCCGGCCAGCATCACCGCCGCCGTGCCGCCCAGCGCCAGGTACGAGACCCACAGCCGACCGAGCATCCCAAACGCGGCGACGCGCAAGTTCATCATGATGAGGCTGGCGATCCCGCCGGGGGCGTACATCACCATGAAGAGGAAGATGAGCCCGAGGTACAGGAGCCACGCCTTGGTCAGCTCCGAGAGCAGCACGGACGCGAGCACCATCAGCACGCCCCCGATGATCGGCCCGAAGAAGAACGTGGCCCCCCCGAGGAAGGTGAACAGCAGGTAGGCCCCGCTGCGGGCGGCTCCGACCACCTCTGCGGTGACGATCTCGAAGTTCACCGAATACAAGCCGCCCGACACGCCAGCGAAGAAGCCCGCGATGATGAAGGCCAGGTAGCGCACCCGCTGAGTGCTGTACCCGATGAACTCCACGCGCTCCGGGTTGTCTCGCACGGCGTTGAGCACGCGGCCGAGGGGTGTGCGCGTGAAGGCGTACATCGCCGCGGTGCACACGAAGGTGTAGATGGCGATCAAGTAGTACACCTGGATCTGCGGCCCGAACGTGATCCCCATGAACGGCTTGCCCACCACCCGGTTGCTCGACACGCCCGCCTCGCCGCCGAAGAACTCGGGGATCATCAGCGACATCGCGAAGACCAGCTCGCCAATGCCGAGCGTGATCATCGCGAAGGGGGTACCGGCCTTCTTGGTCGTCACATAACCGAGCAAGACGGCAAAGCCCATCCCCGCGACTCCGCCCACCAGCGGAACCAGGCTCACAGGAATGTTCAGCGTGCCCGCCCCCACCGAGTTGAGCGCGTGAATGGCGAGGTACGACCCGAGCCCGGTGTAGACCGCGTGGCCGAAGCTCAGCATCCCGCCCTGGCCCAGCAGCATGTTGTAGGACAGGCAGGCGATGATCGCGATGCCCATCTGCGAAAGCATCGTCACCGCGAGGCTGCTCGTGGTGAACAACGGAGCCAGCAGCATCACCAGGGCAAAGCCGCCCCAGATGACCCAGCGGCCGACGTTGTAGGGCTTGAAGTGGAAGAGCGGTTGACGCATCGAGATTGCTTGGCTCATTGCTCAACCCTCCCGCGTACCGAGTAGGCCCTTGGGCCGGAAGATCAGAATGAGCACGAGGAACAGGTACGGCAGGATGGGCGCCACCTGGGAGATCGTGAGACTGAGAACGCTGTAGCCCGGGGTGGTGGGATCGACGCTCAGGCCGAGCGCCGCGAGGAGGCTGAGCAGCGAGTAGTCGAGCGCGACCGCGAACGTCTGGATCACCCCGATGAGGACGGACGCGAGGAAGGCGCCTGCGAGCGAACCCATGCCCCCGACCACGACCACGACGAAGATGACCGAGCCCACGGTGGCCGCCATGGCCGGCTCGGTGACGAAGGTGAAGCCGCCGATCACGCCGGCCAATCCCGCCAGCGCGGCGCCCGCTCCGAACACGAGCATGAACACGCGCGGCACGTTGTGGCCGAGCGCCTCGACCATCTCAGGGTGGGTGAGCGCGGCCTGGATCACGAGACCGATGCGCGTGCGCGTGAGCAGCAACCACAATCCCACCAGCATCAGGATCGCCACGAACATCATGAAGCCCCGCGTCGCCGGGAACGGCGAGCAGTTGATGATCACGCTCGGATCGGCCGCCCGGCACAGCTCTGCCGGCGCGCGGCCCAGCACCAGGCTCATGCCCTCGACCGAATGATGGATCAGCGTGAACACCGAGCCCTGCAGGAACGAAGGCGGGGTGAAGTCCACCGCCGTGCGGCCCCAGACCAGCTGCACGAGCTCCAGGATCACGTAGGACAGGCCGAACGTCACCAGCAATTCAGGCACGTGGCCGTACTTGTGCACCTTGCGCAGACTGAGCCGCTCGAAGGCAGCACCCAATGCCCCCACGATCAGGGGCGCGGCCACCAGCGCAGGCCAGAAGCCGACCGTGCGGCTGATGGTGTAGGCGAAGTACGCGCCCAGCATGTAGAAGCTGGCATGCGCGAAGTTGAGCACGCCCATCATGCTGAAGATGAGCGTGAGGCCCGAACTGAGCATGAAGAGCAGCAGCCCGTAGCTCAGCCCGTTGAGCATCGAGATGGTGAAGAACTCCATCGTGTCCTGGCTCGAATGGCACGGCCCCTGGGTGGAGCCGACAAGACGAAGGGCCCGGCGAGGCTTGCCCATCGGGCCCTTCATGGTGGGGACGATCAGCCAACCGGCCGCTCGGCCGGTCCGCCCGTCACGCTCAGGAAGTGGGCCGCTTCATCTGGCAGCTGGTTGGCGTGCTCGACACGTAGGGCGGCAGCTCCTTGACGGGCGCCAGCGTCATGCCGGTGTTCTCGGGGCTGTACGGGAACTTGCTGTCCGCCTTCTGCCAGCGGGTGATGAACAGCGTCTGCTGCAGCTGATGGTCGGTCTTGCGGACCTCGACGTCGCCGTTGAAGCTCTTGAACTTCAGACCCTCCAGCGCGGCAGCCACCTTCACCGGGTCGGTCGAC
Encoded proteins:
- a CDS encoding ABC transporter ATP-binding protein, translating into MTYALELRNVRKSFGRTEIIRGATLQVQPGERVAIIGPNGAGKSTLFNLISGRFEPTGGEILLHGQRIDGRSPYEINRRGLARSFQVSNLFNRLSVFENVRCAVLWSLGYRYAFWKFLAGLQDANDRTEQILEMIKLDRKRDVLAMNLTYAEQRALEIGITIAGGANVILLDEPTAGMSKSETKRFIQLIRDVTEGKTLLTVEHDMGVVFGLADKIAVLVYGEVIAFDTPERVRADKRVQEAYLGSVLAEQQVAAAGA
- a CDS encoding branched-chain amino acid ABC transporter permease — its product is MSQAISMRQPLFHFKPYNVGRWVIWGGFALVMLLAPLFTTSSLAVTMLSQMGIAIIACLSYNMLLGQGGMLSFGHAVYTGLGSYLAIHALNSVGAGTLNIPVSLVPLVGGVAGMGFAVLLGYVTTKKAGTPFAMITLGIGELVFAMSLMIPEFFGGEAGVSSNRVVGKPFMGITFGPQIQVYYLIAIYTFVCTAAMYAFTRTPLGRVLNAVRDNPERVEFIGYSTQRVRYLAFIIAGFFAGVSGGLYSVNFEIVTAEVVGAARSGAYLLFTFLGGATFFFGPIIGGVLMVLASVLLSELTKAWLLYLGLIFLFMVMYAPGGIASLIMMNLRVAAFGMLGRLWVSYLALGGTAAVMLAGAGAIIEMIYHLQLNAALGPQLRYMGALLNAKSLDSWFGSVFVLLTGLGLFEVARRHFVRQWNEIQEDIEKEIRRRESL
- a CDS encoding branched-chain amino acid ABC transporter permease, whose translation is MEFFTISMLNGLSYGLLLFMLSSGLTLIFSMMGVLNFAHASFYMLGAYFAYTISRTVGFWPALVAAPLIVGALGAAFERLSLRKVHKYGHVPELLVTFGLSYVILELVQLVWGRTAVDFTPPSFLQGSVFTLIHHSVEGMSLVLGRAPAELCRAADPSVIINCSPFPATRGFMMFVAILMLVGLWLLLTRTRIGLVIQAALTHPEMVEALGHNVPRVFMLVFGAGAALAGLAGVIGGFTFVTEPAMAATVGSVIFVVVVVGGMGSLAGAFLASVLIGVIQTFAVALDYSLLSLLAALGLSVDPTTPGYSVLSLTISQVAPILPYLFLVLILIFRPKGLLGTREG